Proteins co-encoded in one Flavobacterium sp. M31R6 genomic window:
- a CDS encoding adenylate kinase, whose protein sequence is MINIVLFGKPGAGKGTQAEFLKEKYKLTHISTGDVFRYNLKNDTPLGKEARVYMDAGDLVPDELTTKMLIDEVNKHLDTNGILFDGYPRTIAQAEALDAFLPTIGSKVAATIALEADDEVLVARLLERGKTSGRVDDQDEDKIRNRYQEYNEKTAPLMGYYKAQNKFHAVNGIGSIQEITERLTAVIDNL, encoded by the coding sequence GATCAATATAGTTTTATTTGGAAAGCCAGGAGCAGGAAAAGGAACTCAGGCAGAATTTTTAAAAGAAAAATACAAATTAACACACATTTCAACTGGAGATGTTTTTCGTTACAACTTGAAAAACGACACTCCATTAGGTAAAGAAGCAAGAGTGTACATGGATGCCGGGGATTTGGTTCCAGACGAATTGACTACCAAAATGCTTATTGATGAGGTAAACAAACACCTAGACACTAACGGGATTTTATTCGATGGCTATCCAAGAACTATTGCTCAAGCTGAAGCATTAGATGCTTTTTTGCCAACAATTGGTTCAAAAGTTGCAGCAACGATCGCGCTTGAAGCCGATGATGAGGTTTTAGTGGCCAGATTATTGGAAAGAGGAAAAACCAGTGGAAGAGTTGACGATCAGGACGAAGACAAAATCAGAAATCGTTACCAAGAATATAACGAAAAAACAGCTCCATTAATGGGGTATTATAAAGCACAAAATAAGTTTCACGCTGTAAATGGAATAGGATCTATTCAAGAAATTACAGAAAGACTTACCGCTGTTATCGATAATTTATAG
- a CDS encoding hemolysin family protein, whose protein sequence is MSEIALISARKNRLETAAKKGNKSAQIALDLANSPNKFLSTVQIGITLIGILTGIYSGDKITADMEVFVKGFHVLIPFARSIAVGIVVVILTFFSLVLGELLPKRIGLNHPEGIAKAVAWPMKIVSVITAPFIWLLTTSTEFLLDVLQIKPTADGKVTEEEIKAIIKEGTEVGEVQEIEQDIVERVFHIGDRKINSLMTHRKSVMLLPLHADKNKVKEFMLKELHSIYPVYGENHDDIVGVVNLKNIFAHFENESFNLAEIMTDAPFMMEQTTAYKALEQFKETGIHYALVSDEYGVFQGVITLNDILEALVGNASDFYKDDFQLIEREDGTWMVDGHYSLHDFLTYFELDDLINDYEVTTVSGLIMTELSRIPKEGEKLIWQKFELEVIDMDGVKIDKVMVKSLQKQK, encoded by the coding sequence ATGTCAGAGATCGCATTGATTTCGGCCAGAAAAAACAGATTGGAAACCGCGGCAAAAAAGGGTAACAAAAGTGCTCAAATAGCTTTGGATTTAGCCAATTCCCCAAATAAGTTTTTGTCAACAGTACAAATAGGAATAACATTGATTGGAATACTTACCGGTATTTACAGTGGAGATAAAATCACCGCGGATATGGAGGTATTTGTAAAAGGATTTCATGTATTGATTCCGTTTGCACGATCAATTGCGGTTGGAATTGTTGTTGTAATATTGACGTTCTTTTCTTTGGTATTGGGAGAGTTATTGCCAAAACGAATTGGGTTGAACCATCCAGAAGGAATTGCCAAAGCAGTGGCATGGCCTATGAAAATTGTTTCTGTAATTACCGCACCTTTTATATGGTTGCTTACTACTTCGACAGAATTTTTATTGGATGTGTTGCAAATAAAACCTACAGCCGACGGAAAAGTAACTGAGGAAGAAATAAAAGCCATCATCAAAGAAGGTACTGAAGTTGGTGAGGTTCAGGAAATAGAACAAGATATAGTAGAGCGCGTTTTTCACATTGGAGACCGAAAAATCAATTCGTTGATGACGCACAGAAAATCGGTTATGCTCTTGCCTTTACACGCTGATAAAAATAAGGTAAAGGAATTTATGCTAAAAGAATTGCATTCCATTTATCCTGTTTATGGGGAAAATCACGATGATATTGTGGGAGTTGTAAATTTGAAAAATATCTTCGCCCATTTTGAAAACGAAAGTTTTAATTTGGCTGAAATAATGACCGACGCTCCATTTATGATGGAACAAACCACGGCATACAAAGCACTGGAGCAGTTTAAGGAAACAGGAATTCATTATGCATTGGTTTCAGATGAATATGGAGTTTTTCAGGGGGTAATTACGTTGAATGATATTCTTGAAGCACTGGTTGGTAATGCTTCCGATTTTTATAAGGACGATTTCCAGTTAATCGAAAGAGAGGACGGAACGTGGATGGTAGACGGGCATTATTCGCTACACGATTTTCTGACGTATTTCGAGTTGGATGATTTGATAAATGATTATGAAGTGACCACAGTAAGTGGATTAATAATGACCGAATTATCTCGTATCCCAAAAGAAGGAGAAAAGTTGATTTGGCAAAAATTTGAGTTAGAGGTCATCGATATGGATGGCGTGAAGATTGATAAAGTAATGGTTAAATCATTACAAAAACAGAAATAA
- a CDS encoding UDP-2,3-diacylglucosamine diphosphatase gives MKRKRKIPLVVISDVHLGTYGCHAKELLQYLKSINPQTLVLNGDIIDMWSFTKSYFPAAHMNVLRQIIKMSNLGTRVIYITGNHDEALRKYSDFVLGNFELVDKLTLDLDGKKAWIFHGDVFDSSTQGYAKILAKLGGKGYDLLILINSLINWFLTLLGKEKRSYSKMIKDSVKKAVSFISNFETTAADVAIQKKCSYVICGHIHKPQMKEVENEHGKVMYLNSGDWIENLTALEYKKQKWSLYQYKKEHYKDADSNEEKMVNDIVNKILS, from the coding sequence ATGAAAAGGAAAAGAAAAATTCCACTGGTGGTTATAAGTGATGTCCATTTAGGAACTTATGGCTGCCACGCCAAAGAGTTACTGCAGTATCTAAAATCAATAAACCCACAAACATTAGTTCTTAATGGCGATATTATCGATATGTGGAGTTTCACCAAAAGCTACTTCCCGGCTGCTCACATGAATGTTCTGAGACAGATCATAAAAATGTCCAATCTCGGTACCCGTGTCATTTACATTACCGGAAATCACGATGAGGCGCTACGAAAATATTCTGATTTTGTTTTAGGCAATTTCGAATTGGTTGACAAACTGACATTGGATTTGGACGGCAAAAAAGCATGGATTTTTCATGGCGATGTGTTCGATTCTTCCACTCAAGGCTATGCCAAAATACTTGCCAAACTGGGCGGAAAAGGATATGATTTATTGATTCTGATCAACAGTTTGATTAATTGGTTTCTGACTCTTTTAGGCAAAGAAAAAAGAAGCTATTCCAAAATGATAAAAGACAGCGTCAAGAAAGCGGTTTCTTTTATATCCAATTTTGAAACTACCGCAGCCGATGTTGCTATTCAAAAAAAATGTAGTTATGTTATTTGTGGACACATTCACAAACCCCAGATGAAGGAAGTAGAAAATGAACACGGAAAAGTCATGTACCTGAACAGTGGAGATTGGATAGAAAATCTGACTGCATTAGAATACAAAAAACAAAAATGGAGCCTTTATCAGTATAAAAAAGAGCATTACAAGGATGCCGACAGCAATGAGGAAAAAATGGTCAACGACATTGTAAACAAGATTCTCTCCTAA
- the obgE gene encoding GTPase ObgE yields MTEGNFVDYVKIYVSSGKGGKGSTHLHREKFIEKGGPDGGDGGRGGHVYLVGNKGLWTLFHLKFARHIKAGHGGDGGGDRSTGADGEDKYIEVPLGTVVKDKETGETLFEITEDGEKQILSRGGKGGLGNWHFRSSTNQTPRYSQPGLPGVEMDVILELKVLADVGLVGFPNAGKSTLLSVLTSAKPKIADYPFTTLKPNLGIVAYRDFQSFVIADIPGIIEGAAEGKGLGHYFLRHIERNSTLLFLVPVDTPDIKAEYDILVNELTKYNPEMLDKERLLVISKCDMLDDELKAELKTELDVAFKDIPYMFISSVAQQGLTELKDKLWKMLND; encoded by the coding sequence ATGACAGAAGGGAATTTTGTAGATTACGTAAAAATTTATGTTTCTTCAGGAAAAGGAGGAAAAGGATCTACGCATTTGCATAGAGAAAAATTTATTGAAAAAGGTGGACCAGATGGTGGTGATGGAGGACGAGGCGGACACGTTTATTTAGTTGGTAATAAAGGACTTTGGACTTTGTTTCACTTGAAATTTGCACGTCATATCAAAGCAGGTCACGGTGGAGATGGAGGAGGAGATCGCAGTACAGGTGCCGATGGTGAGGATAAATACATCGAAGTTCCGTTGGGGACAGTTGTAAAAGACAAAGAAACAGGCGAAACCCTTTTTGAAATTACGGAAGACGGAGAGAAGCAAATTCTTTCCCGAGGAGGTAAAGGAGGATTAGGAAACTGGCACTTCAGAAGTTCGACGAATCAAACGCCGAGATATTCACAGCCAGGTTTACCAGGTGTAGAAATGGATGTGATTTTGGAACTTAAAGTATTGGCCGATGTAGGTTTGGTAGGTTTTCCTAATGCAGGAAAATCAACATTACTATCTGTATTGACTTCTGCAAAACCAAAAATTGCAGATTACCCATTTACAACACTGAAACCAAATCTTGGAATTGTAGCGTACAGAGATTTTCAATCTTTTGTAATTGCCGATATTCCTGGAATTATAGAAGGTGCTGCCGAAGGAAAAGGATTAGGTCACTATTTCTTGCGTCATATTGAGCGTAATTCGACTTTATTGTTTTTAGTTCCAGTTGATACGCCAGATATTAAGGCGGAATATGACATTCTGGTAAATGAATTGACCAAATACAATCCAGAAATGTTGGACAAAGAACGTTTATTGGTGATTTCAAAATGCGATATGCTCGATGATGAATTAAAAGCAGAATTGAAAACAGAATTAGACGTTGCTTTCAAAGACATTCCTTATATGTTTATTTCGTCGGTAGCCCAACAAGGTTTGACTGAATTGAAAGACAAATTATGGAAGATGTTGAATGACTAA
- a CDS encoding S46 family peptidase, whose amino-acid sequence MKKIVLFLTMCLMAFPVRADEGMWFLMFIERLNHRDMEKMGLQLTAEEIYSINHHSLKDAVVQFNGGCTAEIVSKEGLVLTNHHCGYNAIAELSTEEQNYLKNGFWAKNRSEELKPKSLYVRFFVRMDDVSKRILSKVNDKMTETERNKVIQQEIALIEKENNEGGKYTVSVRPFFQGNEYYYFVYQDYKDVRLVGTPTESLGKFGGDTDNWEWPRHTADFSMFRVYADKDGNPAEYSKDNVPLQPKHHLPINITGVKENDFAMILGYPGRTNRWMPSGGIAQNVSYAYPAWVEGAKTGMDNMKKFMKQDATINLKYASKYASTANYWKNRQGMIDALTKAKTASAKSNEEAKFNAWANKPENKEKYGNVIATINDYYAKTNLKSRHDNYLTQLMRTTSFGAGPSVLGNALIGYYKENDAKRAEMLPKINSLIDNYYGEFYAPLEKEVLTAQLNLYAAKASEYGLAPIVAKMKETNKGNFAADVDKAISGSIFTNKETVEAFMKNPNAELIVADPLYVISNDLVTKVRAKSEEQLKADDDFAIAYRKLVEGLRESKLNTIQYPDANSTLRLTYGKVRSLPADKRNDAKINNYTTMTGMVNKYKAGDSEFDLPARLLELNKAKDFGEYADKAGYMPVNFLTDNDITGGNSGSPVLNGKGELIGVAFDGNIEAMAGDVIFDKKLQRTINLDIRFVLWVIDKYAGAHNIIDEMTIVKESQP is encoded by the coding sequence ATGAAAAAAATTGTATTATTCTTGACCATGTGCCTAATGGCTTTTCCAGTGAGAGCCGATGAAGGAATGTGGTTTTTGATGTTTATCGAAAGACTGAACCATAGAGATATGGAAAAAATGGGCTTGCAATTGACAGCCGAAGAAATTTATAGTATCAATCATCATAGTTTGAAAGATGCTGTAGTTCAATTCAACGGAGGTTGTACGGCCGAGATTGTTTCAAAAGAAGGTTTGGTACTTACCAATCACCACTGCGGATACAATGCCATTGCAGAACTTTCTACCGAAGAACAAAACTATTTAAAGAATGGATTTTGGGCTAAAAACCGAAGTGAGGAGTTAAAACCAAAATCATTGTACGTGCGTTTCTTTGTTCGTATGGATGACGTTTCCAAAAGAATTTTATCAAAAGTAAATGATAAAATGACCGAAACAGAACGCAATAAAGTAATCCAACAAGAAATTGCACTGATTGAAAAAGAAAATAATGAAGGTGGAAAATACACAGTATCCGTTCGTCCATTTTTTCAAGGAAACGAATATTACTATTTTGTTTACCAAGATTATAAAGACGTTCGTTTGGTAGGAACACCTACTGAAAGTCTTGGGAAATTTGGTGGAGATACTGATAACTGGGAGTGGCCACGTCATACTGCCGATTTCTCAATGTTCAGAGTGTATGCAGATAAAGACGGAAATCCTGCCGAATATTCCAAAGACAATGTGCCTTTGCAGCCGAAACACCATTTGCCAATAAATATTACCGGAGTAAAAGAAAATGATTTTGCGATGATTTTGGGTTATCCTGGAAGAACGAATCGTTGGATGCCATCGGGAGGAATTGCACAAAATGTTAGTTATGCTTATCCTGCTTGGGTTGAAGGAGCGAAGACTGGAATGGACAACATGAAGAAATTCATGAAACAAGATGCGACAATAAACTTGAAATACGCTTCTAAATATGCTTCGACTGCTAATTATTGGAAAAACCGCCAAGGGATGATTGATGCATTGACTAAAGCAAAAACAGCTAGTGCAAAGTCAAATGAAGAAGCTAAGTTCAATGCTTGGGCCAATAAACCTGAGAACAAAGAAAAATACGGAAATGTTATTGCTACAATAAATGACTATTATGCAAAAACAAATTTGAAATCACGTCATGACAATTATCTTACCCAATTGATGAGAACGACTTCTTTTGGAGCAGGACCGTCTGTATTAGGGAATGCATTGATTGGTTATTACAAAGAAAATGATGCTAAAAGAGCCGAAATGCTACCGAAGATAAATAGCTTAATTGATAATTATTATGGTGAGTTTTATGCTCCTTTGGAAAAGGAAGTTTTGACAGCACAATTGAATTTGTATGCTGCTAAAGCATCTGAATATGGTTTGGCTCCAATTGTGGCTAAAATGAAGGAAACCAATAAAGGTAATTTTGCTGCCGATGTGGATAAAGCAATTTCGGGAAGTATTTTTACCAATAAAGAAACGGTTGAGGCTTTTATGAAAAATCCAAATGCCGAATTAATAGTTGCCGATCCTTTGTATGTGATTTCAAATGATTTGGTAACAAAAGTCAGAGCCAAATCTGAGGAACAATTAAAAGCGGATGATGATTTCGCTATTGCTTACCGCAAATTGGTGGAAGGTTTAAGAGAATCAAAATTGAATACCATTCAGTATCCAGATGCCAATTCTACTTTGCGTTTAACGTATGGTAAAGTTCGTTCTTTACCTGCTGACAAAAGAAATGATGCCAAAATAAACAATTATACAACAATGACCGGTATGGTCAATAAGTATAAAGCAGGAGATTCTGAATTTGATTTGCCAGCTCGTTTGTTGGAATTAAACAAAGCAAAAGATTTTGGTGAATATGCAGATAAAGCTGGATATATGCCTGTGAATTTCTTGACTGATAACGATATTACTGGTGGGAATTCAGGTTCTCCAGTATTGAATGGAAAAGGAGAATTAATCGGTGTGGCTTTTGATGGAAATATTGAAGCGATGGCAGGAGATGTTATTTTTGATAAAAAATTGCAACGTACCATCAATCTTGACATTCGTTTCGTGCTTTGGGTTATTGACAAATATGCCGGTGCTCATAACATCATTGACGAAATGACGATTGTGAAAGAATCACAACCTTAA
- a CDS encoding glycosyltransferase family protein has protein sequence MKIFYAIQATGNGHISRAVQLYPYLQKFGEVDFFLSGNNASLDINLPIKYKSEGCSLHYSKCGGLDYWDIAKNIKPRQIYKDADALPLKNYDVVINDFDSITSLACKLQKVHSIQFGHQASFISSKTPRPDKKSVMGEMILKHYAPSPKNIGLHFDKYDDFIYPPIIKDEIVNAEPKDAGHITVYLPSFQKDCLEKAFNKLPNLKFHWFLNDIKTKHTIKNVTYFPVNQQYFNKSLINCEGIITGGGFETPAEALYLGKKILSIPIRKHYEQECNAAALKKMGVPVLYDVGDDFDLIIENWLDSPIKYPTMKANNIDETLQFLFDTYYD, from the coding sequence ATGAAAATATTTTATGCCATACAGGCAACAGGCAACGGACACATCAGCAGAGCGGTACAATTGTATCCTTATCTGCAAAAATTTGGAGAGGTTGATTTTTTCTTAAGCGGTAACAATGCCAGTCTGGACATCAATTTGCCTATAAAATACAAAAGTGAGGGTTGTAGTTTGCATTACAGTAAATGCGGCGGTTTGGATTATTGGGACATTGCCAAAAACATTAAACCGAGACAAATCTATAAAGACGCCGATGCTTTGCCCCTGAAAAATTACGATGTGGTCATCAATGATTTTGACTCGATTACTTCGTTGGCTTGCAAGCTTCAAAAAGTGCATTCGATACAATTTGGACATCAAGCAAGTTTTATATCGTCCAAAACTCCCAGACCGGACAAGAAAAGTGTTATGGGCGAAATGATTCTCAAACATTACGCTCCCTCTCCAAAAAACATTGGATTGCATTTTGACAAATACGATGATTTTATTTATCCTCCCATCATCAAAGACGAAATCGTAAATGCCGAACCCAAAGATGCAGGGCATATAACTGTTTACTTGCCTTCTTTTCAAAAAGATTGCTTAGAAAAAGCATTCAACAAACTTCCTAATTTAAAATTTCATTGGTTTTTGAATGACATAAAAACCAAACACACAATTAAGAACGTTACCTATTTTCCAGTCAATCAACAGTACTTTAATAAAAGCCTCATCAATTGTGAAGGAATTATTACTGGAGGTGGATTTGAAACGCCTGCCGAAGCATTATATCTTGGTAAAAAAATACTTTCGATTCCTATTCGCAAACATTATGAACAAGAATGCAATGCGGCCGCTCTGAAGAAAATGGGTGTTCCTGTACTGTACGATGTTGGTGATGATTTTGATCTAATAATCGAAAACTGGCTTGATTCCCCTATCAAGTACCCAACCATGAAAGCCAATAATATCGATGAAACCCTTCAGTTTTTATTTGACACTTATTATGATTAA